The stretch of DNA CCGCCCCTTTTTCCAGGCGGCCGTGGCCGGGCGGCTCGCGCTCCAGCAGTGTCGCGCCTGTGGCGCCCTGATCTACTACCCCCGGCCGGCCTGCCCCGAATGCCTGGCCATGGAGTACGACTGGGTCCAGGTCTCCGGCCGCGGCCGCATCTACTCGTTCGCCGTCGTCTGGCGTCCCCAGCACCCCGCCTTCAACGACCGGGTCCCGATCACGCTGGCCACGATCACGCTCGACGAGGGGCCCCAGATGGTCAGCAACATCGTCAATGCGCCACCCGAGCGCGTCGAGATCGGCTTGCCGGTCCGCGTCGTCTTCGAGCGGGTCTCCGACGAGGTGGCCCTGCCGAAGT from Candidatus Methylomirabilota bacterium encodes:
- a CDS encoding Zn-ribbon domain-containing OB-fold protein; its protein translation is MAETPGIPLPRLTEWNRPFFQAAVAGRLALQQCRACGALIYYPRPACPECLAMEYDWVQVSGRGRIYSFAVVWRPQHPAFNDRVPITLATITLDEGPQMVSNIVNAPPERVEIGLPVRVVFERVSDEVALPKFELADDPG